The DNA sequence CCGGCCGAGGGATCGTCCCTGACGTAGACCGTCGTCGCGAGGCGCGGCACCCGTTTTCCGAGCGCTTTCAAGACAGCTGCGACGGCGAGCATCTGCGTTCCCCCCGCAAAGAGGATCTCGCCGGCATAGGTGCTCGCGATCCCTGCCGCCACGGGCATCATGGGGTCGCCGGCGGCGCGGAGGATCTCGAGGGGCTCTCCCGCACCGGTCTCGCCAATCCGGGCGAGCACTTCCCTGCAGACGGCATCTTTCAGGCCGAGAGGATTCTTTGCAAACGCGCTGCTGACCGAGGCCTCGTAGCCGAGCGCCCGGAGGACGCAGAGGGCGGTGGTCGTCCCGCCGGGGACGCACTCTCCGAGCATCAGGAAGTCGCTGTACTGCGAAAGAAGCCTGCCGACCGTCTCGCCCCGCTCAAAGAGAGCAGCCACCTGCGGCACGGCATCTTCCTTCCGGGGATCGCCGCCGGGCCTCCCGTAGACGTCCAGGCAGGGGACGGTGGGGGTATGGGCGAGCCCCGCGTTGATGAGGACGGGGGCAATACCGGTCAGTTCCACCATGGACCGGGTGATGGTCGCCGGCGTCGGGCACCCGGTCGGCGTGTTCGGCCGGGCCGGCACGCTCGTGATCGCGCCGGTCGTGACGAGCTCCGCGTCCAGGATCGGGGTGAGGAGAGTCTTTTCCGGGGTCGGCCCGGCGCCCGATATGCCGGGGACGGTGGAGAGCATGGTATTGCCGAGGACGAGCGCCATCATCGGGCGGTGCGGCCTGATCAGTGGATCTTGTGAGAGGAACGGGTGAGACATCTGGTACAGGGTGGGTGCCGGGGATAGATGAGGTTGCTGTCTGGGGTGCGGGAGGAATGCGGGTGTCGGGTGTGAGGGTGGGCGCATCTTCCGGGTATGCCCGAGCGTCGCGGTTCGGACTTCTGGTGCTCGGACTCCAGCTCGAAGCCTGACGGCCTCTCAAGCTCCGGACATTATCCGTCGCAACCCGCACCTTCGGTGCTCCTGCTCCGTTCCACTGGAACGTCGCACCCTGCGGCCCGTCGCTGCTCGCACCTGCGGTGCTTAAACTCGGTTCCTGCGGAACCTCGCTACTCGAAAAC is a window from the Methanoculleus oceani genome containing:
- the cobT gene encoding nicotinate mononucleotide-dependent phosphoribosyltransferase CobT, whose amino-acid sequence is MSHPFLSQDPLIRPHRPMMALVLGNTMLSTVPGISGAGPTPEKTLLTPILDAELVTTGAITSVPARPNTPTGCPTPATITRSMVELTGIAPVLINAGLAHTPTVPCLDVYGRPGGDPRKEDAVPQVAALFERGETVGRLLSQYSDFLMLGECVPGGTTTALCVLRALGYEASVSSAFAKNPLGLKDAVCREVLARIGETGAGEPLEILRAAGDPMMPVAAGIASTYAGEILFAGGTQMLAVAAVLKALGKRVPRLATTVYVRDDPSAGFVRTVADVGTAAYFVDPNFAGIGHVGLARYCIGEVKEGMGAGGALTLAYLMGHEPGEITRKVFDFVSKYA